The Chitinophagales bacterium genome contains a region encoding:
- a CDS encoding DUF4331 domain-containing protein: MLVIGSLLYFSSARDQLVASSHREAPLISNDPLADNTDVYAFRSPEDSSKIVIMANYIPAELPMGGPNYYSFGENVNYEVHIKNNADTKDDDITYRFLFSKVNQDSTTFFNIRLGLQNLKTSFKCYKSMNGGDFQLIAKGDVPPPNIGPRSIEDPVLGLGQTEEQLIEDDIVKAGGANGGGETIYCGPADDPFFVDLGGIFDVGNTRGSGGTGINAPRDGLAGRNVHVIALSIPIASLQKDGKGVAQASDILDPDYVIGVYASASRRRTTVLDEKTGDKQENGQWVQVSRLGMPLTNEVIIPIGTKDKWNFTDVTKDQQFEEFFTNPELALYMDDSQFGTVVPAFEPLRIQSASQTVLGTVDFRNYHDGLYVIYGDPATLGTALDPALYGDYLLRPGQPRSVDILPIFNTGVPNLAPYQLATGKPDGNPLAAGKPFINNFLPTFNDMLRLNMAVPVTDRNSSDFSSEGLLQAAVLGLTDPRYNTTTDIQNIPNMDGFPNGRRLEDDVTRIELQAVSGIVLAAIGLGYDDHTIGIGQSLVTPDLLSVLGYTTGVESNDASFKSTFPYVATPWEGYAYHYNYTY; encoded by the coding sequence ATGCTGGTGATAGGAAGTCTCCTGTATTTCAGCAGTGCACGTGACCAATTGGTTGCCTCAAGCCATCGCGAGGCACCGCTGATTTCTAATGACCCTCTGGCTGATAATACGGATGTATATGCATTCCGGTCACCTGAGGACAGTTCTAAAATAGTAATAATGGCGAATTATATTCCCGCCGAACTTCCAATGGGAGGACCAAATTATTACTCCTTTGGAGAAAATGTTAATTATGAAGTTCACATTAAAAACAATGCTGACACGAAGGATGACGATATTACTTATCGTTTTCTTTTTTCAAAGGTTAATCAGGATTCAACAACCTTCTTTAATATACGCCTTGGTCTGCAGAATCTGAAGACTTCTTTCAAATGCTATAAAAGCATGAATGGAGGAGATTTTCAGCTCATTGCTAAAGGTGATGTTCCACCTCCTAATATTGGTCCTCGTTCTATCGAAGATCCGGTGCTCGGATTAGGTCAAACTGAAGAGCAGCTTATTGAGGATGATATCGTGAAGGCTGGTGGAGCTAATGGCGGAGGAGAGACTATTTATTGCGGCCCCGCAGATGATCCCTTCTTTGTTGACTTAGGGGGTATTTTTGATGTAGGAAATACACGCGGCAGTGGCGGAACAGGAATTAATGCTCCGCGTGATGGTTTAGCAGGCCGTAATGTGCACGTAATTGCATTGAGCATTCCGATAGCTTCTTTACAAAAAGATGGTAAGGGGGTGGCCCAAGCTTCAGATATTCTCGATCCCGATTATGTGATCGGTGTATATGCATCTGCCAGCAGAAGAAGGACAACTGTTCTGGATGAAAAAACAGGTGATAAACAGGAAAACGGACAGTGGGTACAGGTATCAAGACTCGGTATGCCGCTCACTAATGAGGTAATTATTCCGATCGGAACAAAAGACAAATGGAATTTTACAGATGTAACCAAGGATCAGCAATTTGAAGAATTTTTCACCAACCCGGAGCTTGCTCTTTACATGGATGATTCACAATTCGGAACTGTTGTGCCTGCATTTGAACCTTTGCGCATTCAGTCTGCTTCTCAAACAGTTCTTGGAACTGTAGACTTCAGAAATTACCACGATGGCTTATATGTTATTTATGGTGATCCTGCTACCCTGGGAACGGCTCTTGATCCTGCCTTATATGGTGATTATCTGCTTCGTCCGGGTCAACCGCGCTCAGTAGATATTCTTCCTATTTTTAATACAGGAGTGCCCAACCTGGCACCTTATCAATTAGCAACAGGAAAACCGGATGGTAATCCATTAGCTGCAGGCAAGCCTTTTATCAATAATTTTCTGCCTACGTTTAATGATATGCTGCGCCTGAATATGGCAGTTCCTGTTACTGACAGAAACAGCTCAGATTTCAGTTCTGAAGGTCTCCTTCAGGCGGCAGTGCTTGGATTAACGGATCCTCGCTATAATACCACTACGGATATTCAGAACATTCCTAACATGGATGGTTTCCCGAACGGAAGACGATTGGAAGATGATGTTACCCGTATTGAATTACAGGCTGTTTCAGGAATAGTGCTTGCCGCTATTGGTCTGGGATACGATGACCATACCATTGGCATTGGACAAAGCCTGGTGACTCCTGACCTGTTAAGTGTGTTAGGATATACAACCGGTGTAGAAAGTAACGATGCGTCTTTTAAGTCTACTTTCCCCTACGTGGCAACTCCATGGGAAGGTTATGCTTATCACTACAATTACACCTACTAA
- a CDS encoding M48 family metallopeptidase, whose product MKNQKILAVFSFLIFLWSCQKVPITGRTQIHGLPESELESMSLTQYNQVLKENKVITGTAEANLVNTVGKRISDAAQQLMTEMKYADRVKDFHWEYHLLESKEVNAWCMPGGKIAVYSGLLPVTQTEAALAAVIGHEVGHALAQHGNERMSQQLIAQGLGAGLSLALANKPAETQNIYNTAFAVGAQYGALLPFSRTQESEADKIGLVLMAKAGYDPHEAIGLWERMKQMSGGGKAPEFMSTHPSDDRRIADIKKYMPEALKYYKK is encoded by the coding sequence ATGAAAAATCAAAAAATACTTGCAGTTTTTTCGTTTCTGATTTTTTTATGGTCCTGCCAAAAGGTGCCTATTACGGGCAGAACACAAATCCATGGCCTGCCTGAATCTGAGTTGGAATCCATGTCTTTAACCCAATATAACCAGGTATTGAAAGAAAATAAAGTAATCACCGGAACCGCTGAAGCGAACCTTGTGAATACTGTGGGAAAGAGAATTTCAGATGCAGCTCAGCAATTAATGACTGAGATGAAGTATGCTGACAGGGTAAAGGATTTTCATTGGGAGTATCATCTCCTGGAAAGCAAGGAGGTAAATGCATGGTGTATGCCCGGAGGCAAGATTGCGGTTTATTCAGGTTTACTTCCGGTTACGCAGACAGAAGCAGCATTAGCTGCTGTAATAGGCCATGAGGTAGGTCACGCCCTGGCTCAGCATGGTAATGAGCGCATGAGTCAGCAGCTGATAGCCCAGGGATTGGGCGCGGGATTAAGTTTAGCTTTAGCTAATAAGCCTGCTGAAACTCAAAATATTTATAACACTGCATTTGCTGTGGGAGCCCAATATGGAGCCTTATTACCTTTTTCACGCACTCAGGAATCTGAAGCAGATAAGATAGGTTTAGTATTGATGGCAAAAGCAGGGTATGACCCGCATGAGGCCATTGGGCTATGGGAACGTATGAAACAAATGTCGGGTGGAGGAAAGGCTCCTGAGTTTATGAGCACGCACCCAAGCGATGACAGGCGTATTGCAGATATAAAAAAGTATATGCCTGAAGCATTGAAGTATTATAAGAAGTGA
- the plsY gene encoding glycerol-3-phosphate 1-O-acyltransferase PlsY, with product MTLPYIIVFILAYLIGAVPSSVWIGKWFYHKDVRNVGSGNAGATNTFRVLGARAGIIVLAMDVLKGVSAVMLAYYPVGINLHSDNFIYYKLALGITAALGHIFPVYLKFKGGKGVATFLGVGLSVFWMAALLCIVSFLLIFLTTRYVSLGSLLSSALFPIVVIFVDHYHQLPVILFAVAIPCIIFYTHRKNIVRLLNRTENKLSFKRNI from the coding sequence TTGACGCTTCCATATATTATTGTATTCATTCTTGCTTACCTTATTGGTGCCGTTCCTTCATCAGTATGGATTGGAAAATGGTTTTATCATAAAGATGTTCGAAACGTTGGAAGCGGAAATGCAGGTGCAACCAATACATTTCGGGTTCTGGGTGCAAGGGCTGGCATTATAGTGTTAGCTATGGATGTGCTGAAGGGCGTTTCTGCTGTAATGCTGGCATATTATCCGGTTGGAATAAATCTGCATTCTGATAATTTTATCTACTACAAGCTGGCATTAGGTATTACCGCAGCATTGGGTCATATTTTTCCCGTTTACCTTAAATTTAAAGGAGGTAAGGGAGTAGCTACATTCCTTGGCGTCGGTCTATCTGTTTTTTGGATGGCAGCTTTATTATGTATTGTTTCTTTTTTGTTAATATTTCTGACAACGCGATATGTTTCTCTTGGTTCACTTCTGTCCTCTGCTTTATTTCCCATAGTGGTAATCTTTGTAGATCATTATCATCAATTACCTGTTATACTTTTCGCTGTGGCCATACCCTGCATCATTTTTTATACACATAGAAAAAATATTGTACGATTATTGAATAGGACGGAAAACAAACTTTCATTTAAAAGAAATATATAG
- the prmA gene encoding 50S ribosomal protein L11 methyltransferase — MDYLSFSFSFPEDWQKEILIAHLSDIGFGGFQEETYNTIAFIPVSDFYQADFDQCIQLMQQYFPVHYVRHVIPYQNWNALWEKNFQPIVIGEEIVVRASFHLKIPVVKHDIVIDPKMAFGTGHHETTAMMLRMMLQENFTNKKVLDFGTGTGILSILASRLGASEILAIDNDNHATDNAKENIFLNNILNARVIHGGIDSLKENKFDIILANINREVIIHSIENLAKSLNNQGALFLSGFYNNDMGAILHKTSFYQLQLTDKFTENNWIAMQLKSK, encoded by the coding sequence ATGGATTACCTTTCTTTTTCTTTTTCGTTTCCTGAAGATTGGCAAAAAGAGATCCTGATAGCACATTTATCTGATATAGGGTTTGGAGGATTTCAGGAAGAAACATACAATACAATTGCTTTTATTCCGGTTTCAGATTTTTACCAGGCTGATTTCGATCAATGTATTCAGTTGATGCAGCAATATTTTCCGGTTCACTATGTAAGGCATGTAATACCATATCAAAATTGGAATGCCTTATGGGAAAAAAATTTTCAGCCTATTGTTATCGGGGAAGAAATTGTTGTTCGTGCTTCATTTCATCTTAAAATTCCTGTTGTTAAACATGACATTGTAATAGACCCTAAAATGGCTTTTGGTACTGGCCATCATGAAACCACTGCTATGATGCTTCGAATGATGCTGCAAGAAAATTTTACCAATAAAAAGGTACTTGATTTTGGTACCGGCACCGGTATTCTGTCAATTCTTGCATCAAGGCTTGGGGCCTCAGAAATTTTAGCCATTGATAATGATAACCATGCAACGGACAATGCGAAGGAGAATATTTTTTTAAATAATATCCTCAATGCACGGGTTATCCACGGGGGCATTGATTCATTGAAGGAAAATAAATTCGATATTATACTTGCTAATATTAACCGGGAAGTAATTATTCATTCTATTGAAAATTTAGCCAAATCACTAAATAATCAAGGTGCTCTGTTTTTGAGCGGATTCTATAATAATGATATGGGTGCCATCTTGCATAAAACTTCATTTTATCAACTTCAATTAACGGATAAGTTTACTGAAAACAATTGGATAGCAATGCAGCTGAAGTCTAAGTAG
- a CDS encoding T9SS type A sorting domain-containing protein, which produces MSEKNFAQGITYKDCIGEIADCESEAVLHRLGFIATAPSQDYDLKYARLYWTIDPDTLFIQGTVTFYLQIVNATNLLFFDCSDTLSIDSIKYHGSQIVYHQLPGDILQVDLTNNLTEGSMDSLSISYHGIPVSTGFGSYQQTQVSGINNIWTLSEPYGAKDWWPCKQTLNDKIDSIDSFITIPVGNLAGTAGLLIKCDTEGSWVTMHWKHRYPIASYLIGISVTKYAAFSVFVPDGSDSIPILNYVFPDQLQYAEESVPSIISPFQLYSSLFGEYPFKKEKYGHMQFGWGGGEEHQTMSSMANFGYEIMVHELAHQWFGDKVTCGSWNDVWLNEGFATYLTGLCYENFSPQLYWPIWKSQTVGNIISQPNGSVFVDDTTSVDRIFSSRLSYKKGSYLLHMLRWKIGDSSFFKGIREYLNDPGLAYSYARTIDLKSHLESVSGMDLTSFFSEWFYGQGFPSYQLFWSQDKDNLVKLVLYQSTSDVTVPFFDLPVPVRFKSANDSTDLRFDLTSGGELFSAQLNFKADTAIIDPDFWLISGNNTVNKIAVSPQSFFIGIFPTITTDIISAQNFDLQPHSGSIRIYDMAGRLKEEKAFSFDLNQPLLNISLKNLAAGLYFLRIETEASSFTQRVLKY; this is translated from the coding sequence TTGTCTGAAAAAAATTTTGCACAGGGCATTACCTATAAAGATTGTATTGGAGAAATTGCAGATTGCGAGTCAGAAGCTGTACTGCATCGATTAGGTTTTATTGCTACCGCTCCTTCTCAGGATTATGATTTGAAGTATGCACGGCTTTACTGGACCATTGATCCTGATACACTTTTTATCCAGGGAACGGTTACTTTTTATTTACAGATAGTAAATGCCACTAACCTGCTTTTTTTTGACTGTTCTGATACTTTATCTATTGACTCAATAAAATATCACGGATCTCAAATTGTTTATCATCAGTTACCCGGTGATATATTACAGGTTGATTTGACAAATAATCTTACAGAAGGGTCCATGGATTCCCTTTCTATTTCCTATCATGGTATACCTGTAAGTACAGGCTTTGGTTCCTACCAGCAAACCCAGGTATCTGGTATAAATAATATTTGGACACTCTCAGAGCCTTACGGAGCAAAAGACTGGTGGCCTTGCAAACAGACATTGAATGATAAAATAGATTCTATAGATAGCTTCATTACGATACCTGTCGGAAACCTTGCAGGCACTGCAGGCCTTCTGATTAAATGCGATACAGAAGGAAGCTGGGTTACAATGCACTGGAAACACAGGTACCCTATTGCGAGTTATCTTATTGGTATTTCAGTCACAAAATATGCAGCATTTTCTGTTTTTGTCCCTGATGGCAGTGATTCTATTCCTATCCTGAATTATGTTTTTCCCGATCAGCTGCAATATGCGGAAGAAAGCGTGCCTTCCATTATTTCTCCTTTTCAGCTGTACAGTTCATTGTTTGGAGAGTATCCTTTTAAAAAGGAAAAATACGGGCACATGCAATTTGGATGGGGTGGAGGAGAGGAACACCAAACCATGAGTTCGATGGCGAATTTCGGCTATGAAATAATGGTGCATGAACTGGCGCACCAGTGGTTTGGCGATAAGGTAACATGCGGTAGCTGGAATGATGTGTGGCTTAATGAAGGCTTTGCAACTTACCTGACCGGCTTGTGCTACGAAAATTTTTCCCCTCAGTTATATTGGCCTATTTGGAAATCCCAAACTGTCGGAAATATCATTTCACAGCCAAATGGATCCGTATTCGTAGATGATACTACAAGTGTCGATCGTATTTTCAGCAGCCGCCTGTCTTATAAAAAGGGATCCTATTTACTCCATATGTTACGCTGGAAAATTGGTGATTCATCATTTTTTAAGGGCATACGGGAATATCTAAATGATCCCGGCCTGGCTTATTCGTACGCACGAACGATTGACCTGAAGTCTCATCTGGAAAGTGTAAGCGGAATGGATCTTACGAGCTTCTTTAGCGAATGGTTTTACGGACAGGGGTTTCCATCTTATCAATTATTTTGGTCACAGGATAAAGACAATCTTGTAAAGCTGGTTCTCTATCAAAGCACTTCTGATGTTACAGTTCCTTTTTTTGATTTACCGGTTCCGGTAAGGTTTAAGAGCGCTAATGATTCCACAGATTTGAGATTTGATCTTACATCAGGCGGAGAGCTCTTTTCCGCACAGTTGAATTTTAAAGCTGATACTGCAATCATTGACCCAGACTTTTGGTTAATTTCCGGAAATAATACGGTTAATAAAATTGCCGTTTCCCCGCAAAGCTTTTTTATCGGAATCTTTCCTACTATTACTACAGATATAATCAGTGCTCAAAATTTTGATCTTCAGCCTCATTCCGGAAGTATCAGGATATATGATATGGCAGGCCGGTTAAAAGAAGAAAAAGCTTTTTCGTTTGATTTGAATCAGCCGTTGCTTAATATATCATTGAAGAATCTTGCAGCGGGGTTATATTTTTTAAGGATTGAAACAGAGGCCAGTTCATTCACGCAACGTGTTCTGAAATATTAA